One stretch of Candidatus Binatia bacterium DNA includes these proteins:
- a CDS encoding dienelactone hydrolase family protein: MKTRSENVSIPVGDQAMAGYLSRPADGGKYPGVLVFQEIFGVNAHIRSVVDRVAAEGYLALAPEPFHRTAPGIELGYDQVGLARGIELMMQVKPAELGADVKAALDWLTAREDIAGRGIGAMGFCFGGHIAYRAACQLPIAAAASFYGGGITGYGPGPATVDLTPGIKGSILCLFGENDSHIPLADVDKIRHALEVAGVRHDVVVYPGAGHGFFCDERPDYDAAAAADAWQRVTALFRDELG; the protein is encoded by the coding sequence ATGAAGACCCGAAGCGAAAATGTGAGCATTCCCGTCGGCGACCAGGCGATGGCGGGCTACCTGTCACGCCCTGCCGATGGCGGCAAATATCCCGGCGTGCTCGTGTTCCAGGAGATCTTCGGCGTCAACGCTCACATCCGCTCGGTCGTCGATCGAGTGGCAGCCGAAGGTTACCTCGCGCTGGCGCCCGAGCCGTTCCACCGCACGGCGCCCGGAATCGAGCTCGGCTACGACCAGGTCGGGCTGGCGCGCGGCATCGAGCTGATGATGCAGGTGAAGCCCGCCGAGCTCGGAGCCGACGTCAAGGCGGCGCTCGATTGGCTCACGGCACGGGAAGACATCGCGGGGCGCGGCATCGGCGCAATGGGGTTCTGCTTCGGGGGCCACATCGCATACCGGGCGGCCTGCCAGTTGCCGATCGCGGCCGCCGCGAGCTTCTATGGCGGCGGCATCACCGGCTACGGGCCGGGGCCGGCCACGGTGGACCTGACGCCGGGAATCAAAGGAAGCATCCTTTGCTTGTTCGGCGAAAACGACAGCCACATCCCGCTCGCGGACGTCGACAAGATCCGCCACGCCCTCGAGGTTGCCGGCGTCCGTCATGATGTCGTTGTGTATCCGGGCGCCGGGCACGGCTTTTTCTGTGACGAACGGCCGGACTACGACGCCGCGGCCGCAGCGGATGCCTGGCAGCGAGTCACCGCGCTTTTCCGCGACGAACTGGGCTGA
- a CDS encoding P-loop NTPase yields MVTGTGMPEAAAAPARQPRLEGVARILAVASGKGGVGKSTVASNLAVALRSLGRRVGLADVDIYGPSAPILFGVKDLPHPDETSRLLAPLEAHGVRLMSMGFFLDDQAPVVWRGPMAMSATKQFLRGVAWGELDYLIVDLPPGTGDIPLTLAQEVPLDGGIIVTTPQDVALADVVRGVAMLRRVSTPILGVVVNMTGYVCPRCNTRDDLFGTANADRIAHEIGAPVLAEFPIEEAVRKSGDAGTPIVVADPSSQAARRYLDLAAAVESSLARVRDELYGPEPTKVEIDDASGVVTIRWSDGAATTYSFGGLRGWCPCAQCQGHSSQTRFVDIDAPRPTGYEGVGRYALRFLWADGHSTGMYSYEWLREIAGFPECRPGA; encoded by the coding sequence ATGGTCACGGGCACGGGCATGCCTGAAGCTGCGGCAGCCCCGGCCCGCCAGCCTCGTCTCGAGGGCGTCGCCCGGATCCTGGCCGTCGCCAGTGGCAAAGGCGGCGTCGGTAAATCGACGGTAGCCTCCAACCTGGCGGTGGCGCTGAGGAGCCTCGGCCGTCGCGTCGGGCTTGCCGACGTCGACATCTACGGCCCGAGCGCCCCGATCCTTTTCGGCGTGAAGGATCTTCCGCATCCCGACGAGACCTCGCGGCTGCTGGCGCCGCTGGAAGCCCACGGCGTGCGCCTGATGTCGATGGGGTTCTTCCTCGACGACCAGGCGCCGGTGGTCTGGCGCGGCCCGATGGCCATGAGCGCGACCAAGCAGTTCCTTAGAGGCGTGGCCTGGGGAGAGCTCGACTATCTCATCGTCGACCTGCCGCCGGGCACCGGCGACATTCCGCTGACGCTGGCCCAGGAGGTGCCCCTGGACGGCGGGATCATCGTGACGACGCCCCAGGACGTCGCGCTGGCCGACGTGGTGCGCGGCGTGGCGATGCTGCGCCGGGTGAGCACGCCGATCCTCGGCGTCGTCGTCAACATGACCGGCTATGTCTGCCCGCGCTGCAACACGCGCGACGACCTGTTCGGCACCGCCAATGCCGACCGTATCGCGCACGAGATCGGTGCGCCGGTGCTCGCCGAATTTCCGATCGAAGAGGCCGTGCGCAAGAGCGGCGACGCGGGAACCCCGATCGTCGTCGCCGATCCTTCGTCGCAGGCGGCGCGGCGCTACCTCGACCTTGCAGCGGCAGTCGAATCGTCGCTGGCCCGAGTGCGAGACGAGCTGTACGGCCCCGAGCCGACGAAGGTGGAGATCGACGATGCTTCCGGCGTCGTGACGATCCGCTGGAGTGACGGCGCCGCGACGACGTATTCGTTCGGCGGCCTCAGGGGCTGGTGTCCCTGTGCGCAGTGCCAGGGACATTCGAGCCAGACGCGCTTCGTCGACATCGACGCGCCGCGCCCGACCGGCTACGAAGGAGTAGGGCGCTACGCGCTGCGCTTCCTGTGGGCCGACGGACACTCGACAGGCATGTATTCGTACGAGTGGCTGCGCGAGATCGCCGGCTTCCCCGAATGCAGGCCGGGTGCTTGA
- a CDS encoding Mrp/NBP35 family ATP-binding protein encodes MTENEIKDRLKGVKYPGFSRDIVSFGLVKTIVLESGRCEVRLSILSDNQEVVRQIVADVEAALAGLGLARIDVIVERPQAAGAQQARETAKALGRGPAGVPGIASIVAVASGKGGVGKSTVAANLAVALAARGLAVGLLDADIYGPSVPILFGAGREDQAGRSDAEGRFIPVEKYGVRLVSMGLFVAEGAPLIWRGPMLSKALNQFLRDVAWGELDVLVLDLPPGTGDVQMTVTQGVRLTGGVIVTTPQDVALADVERGVKMFQQAEVPVLGVIENMSFHVCPGCGNHAHIFGDGGAARVANRFGLKVLGAVPLDRALRESCDAGFPIVASKPDSEPAAAFRSLAAEVATAIAAAATIAAASHEHEHGHGHGHA; translated from the coding sequence ATGACCGAAAACGAAATCAAAGATCGCCTGAAGGGGGTCAAGTATCCCGGCTTCAGCAGGGACATCGTGTCCTTCGGGCTCGTCAAAACCATCGTTCTCGAGTCCGGACGCTGCGAAGTCCGGCTTTCCATTCTCAGTGACAACCAGGAAGTCGTCCGCCAGATCGTAGCCGACGTGGAAGCCGCCCTGGCCGGGCTAGGGCTCGCCCGTATCGACGTCATCGTCGAAAGGCCCCAGGCCGCCGGGGCCCAGCAGGCCCGCGAGACGGCAAAAGCGCTGGGCCGCGGCCCAGCGGGCGTCCCGGGCATTGCCAGCATCGTGGCGGTGGCCAGCGGCAAGGGCGGGGTCGGAAAGTCCACCGTTGCCGCCAACCTGGCGGTCGCGCTGGCTGCCCGCGGCCTGGCGGTCGGGCTGCTGGACGCCGACATTTACGGCCCCAGCGTTCCGATCCTGTTCGGAGCAGGGCGGGAGGACCAGGCCGGGCGCAGCGATGCGGAAGGCCGCTTCATTCCCGTCGAAAAATACGGGGTGCGCCTCGTATCGATGGGTCTTTTCGTTGCCGAGGGAGCCCCGCTGATCTGGCGCGGGCCGATGCTGTCGAAGGCCCTGAACCAGTTCCTGAGGGACGTGGCCTGGGGAGAGCTCGACGTCCTGGTCCTCGACCTGCCGCCGGGAACCGGCGACGTCCAGATGACCGTGACCCAGGGCGTCAGGCTGACGGGCGGCGTCATCGTCACGACGCCGCAGGACGTCGCGCTGGCCGACGTGGAGCGCGGCGTCAAGATGTTCCAGCAGGCCGAGGTCCCGGTGCTCGGCGTGATCGAAAACATGAGCTTTCACGTGTGCCCGGGCTGCGGGAACCACGCCCATATTTTCGGGGACGGGGGTGCCGCCAGGGTCGCCAATCGTTTCGGCCTCAAGGTCCTCGGCGCCGTTCCGCTGGACCGGGCCCTGCGCGAATCGTGCGATGCCGGCTTTCCGATCGTAGCCTCCAAGCCTGACAGCGAGCCTGCCGCGGCCTTCCGGTCGCTGGCCGCCGAGGTGGCCACCGCGATTGCGGCTGCCGCGACCATCGCCGCCGCTTCGCACGAGCACGAGCATGGTCACGGGCACGGGCATGCCTGA
- a CDS encoding crotonase/enoyl-CoA hydratase family protein, giving the protein MERRQTTYQVDRGVAVLTLNRPDRMNAFTNTMLKEMIETLREASRDDSVRAVVVTGAGKAFCAGADLGAGGSTFDAGAGGEEVGLSGHRDGGGQVTLEIFACRKPVIAAINGAAVGVGITMTLPMDVRVVAEDAKIGFVFARRGIVPEACSSWFLPRILGISKAVELCVTGRVFRAAEEPALFNHVVPADKVLEKAMSIAREIADNTSAVSVALARALLWHGLAQPDPQHAHIIDSKCIFWAGRGADAYEGVQAFLEKRPAKFTLSAWKDMPDFYPWWIEPKV; this is encoded by the coding sequence ATGGAACGACGACAGACCACTTACCAAGTCGACCGCGGCGTCGCCGTGCTCACGCTCAACCGGCCGGACCGGATGAACGCCTTCACGAACACGATGCTGAAGGAGATGATCGAGACGCTGCGCGAGGCCAGCCGCGACGACTCGGTCCGCGCCGTCGTCGTCACCGGCGCCGGCAAGGCCTTCTGTGCCGGAGCCGACCTCGGCGCCGGAGGCAGCACCTTCGATGCCGGCGCGGGCGGTGAAGAAGTCGGCCTTTCCGGCCATCGCGACGGCGGCGGACAGGTGACGCTGGAAATCTTCGCGTGCCGCAAGCCGGTGATTGCCGCGATCAACGGCGCTGCAGTCGGCGTCGGCATCACGATGACGCTGCCGATGGACGTGCGCGTCGTGGCCGAGGACGCGAAGATCGGCTTCGTGTTCGCCAGGCGCGGCATCGTGCCGGAAGCGTGCTCGTCGTGGTTCCTGCCGCGCATCCTCGGCATCTCCAAGGCTGTCGAGCTTTGCGTCACCGGCCGCGTGTTCCGTGCAGCCGAAGAGCCGGCGCTGTTCAATCACGTCGTCCCTGCGGACAAGGTGCTCGAAAAAGCGATGTCGATCGCGCGCGAGATCGCCGACAACACGAGCGCAGTATCGGTGGCGCTGGCACGCGCGCTGCTGTGGCACGGCCTGGCGCAGCCGGATCCCCAGCACGCGCACATCATCGACTCCAAGTGCATTTTCTGGGCAGGCCGCGGCGCCGACGCCTACGAGGGAGTCCAGGCCTTCCTCGAAAAACGCCCGGCGAAATTCACGCTGAGCGCGTGGAAGGACATGCCCGACTTCTATCCGTGGTGGATCGAGCCGAAAGTGTGA